A stretch of Paludisphaera borealis DNA encodes these proteins:
- a CDS encoding bifunctional SulP family inorganic anion transporter/carbonic anhydrase, which produces MTYQTGQLRSTVTRDLNSGFVVFFVALPLCLGVALASDAPLFSGLLAGIVGGILVGLLSGSQTSISGPAAGLTTIVAAQIALLGSFQAFQVAVVVAGLIQIVLGSIRAGFIAAFFPSSVVKGLLAAIGVILILKQIPHVLGHDPDPEGDMSFQQPDHENTLSEIGRLLGDVHPGAASIGLVSIALLVLFSKWKPGKKSLVPAPLLVVILGVGMSLLFRRVGGQWVIEASHLVQVPVADGLAASLGYLQFPDFSMLSNPAVYTSAVTVAAVASLETLLNLEAVDKLDPQQRTSPPSRELLAQGVGNVALGMIGGLPVTSVIARSSVNINAGGQTKLSTIFHGVLLLVSILLFPTWLNQIPLSCLAAILLITGVKLASPVLVKQMWSQGRSQFIPFAVTVASIVLTDLLVGVLIGLATSIGFILSNNVRRPIRRIVEKHLGGEVVHIKLADQVSFLNRASLTRALDELPRGSHVLLDARRTDYIDSDLLDLIRDFENKTGPARGVEVSLRGFKSQYQMQDRTQYVDYSTREIQSALTPQQVLQILKDGHERFQNGQHLTRDFGRQVQNTAKGQHPLAAVLSCIDSRAPAELIFDTGVGDIFSVRVAGNITSRKVLGSLEYACAAAGVKLILVMGHTRCGAVTAAVNLACSGESAATATGCQHLEPIISEIQQSVEPLDRLSLEQLPASERESFVDSVARRNVVRVVEAIRQQSETLDGLVREERIAIVGAVYDVVSGDIDFLPAATCEPVRVAEPA; this is translated from the coding sequence ATGACATACCAGACGGGACAGCTACGATCGACCGTGACGCGCGACCTGAACTCCGGGTTCGTCGTCTTTTTTGTTGCATTGCCGTTGTGCCTGGGGGTGGCGTTGGCGTCGGACGCCCCGCTGTTTTCGGGGTTGCTGGCCGGAATCGTCGGCGGGATCTTGGTGGGCCTGCTGAGCGGCTCGCAGACCAGCATCAGCGGACCGGCCGCGGGGTTGACCACCATCGTGGCCGCTCAGATCGCCCTCCTGGGATCGTTCCAGGCGTTCCAGGTGGCGGTCGTCGTCGCCGGCCTGATCCAGATCGTCCTGGGATCGATCCGCGCGGGCTTCATCGCGGCCTTCTTTCCGTCGAGCGTGGTCAAGGGGCTGCTGGCGGCCATCGGCGTGATCCTGATTCTGAAGCAAATCCCCCACGTCCTGGGCCACGACCCCGACCCTGAAGGAGACATGAGCTTCCAGCAGCCGGACCATGAGAACACGCTCTCCGAGATCGGTCGACTGCTCGGCGACGTCCATCCCGGCGCGGCCTCGATCGGTCTGGTTTCGATCGCGTTGCTGGTCCTCTTCAGCAAGTGGAAGCCAGGTAAGAAATCGCTCGTTCCCGCGCCTTTGCTGGTGGTGATCCTCGGCGTCGGGATGAGCCTTCTGTTCCGGCGGGTCGGCGGCCAATGGGTCATCGAGGCCAGCCATCTCGTGCAAGTGCCGGTGGCCGACGGCCTGGCGGCGAGCCTCGGGTATCTGCAGTTCCCGGATTTCTCCATGTTGTCGAACCCGGCTGTCTACACCTCCGCCGTGACGGTCGCCGCCGTGGCTTCGCTGGAGACGCTGTTGAACCTGGAAGCGGTCGACAAGCTCGATCCGCAGCAGCGCACCTCGCCTCCGAGCCGGGAACTTCTGGCTCAGGGGGTCGGGAACGTGGCGCTCGGGATGATCGGCGGATTGCCGGTCACGTCGGTGATCGCCCGTAGCTCCGTGAACATCAATGCGGGGGGACAGACGAAACTCTCGACGATCTTCCACGGCGTCTTGCTGCTGGTCAGCATTCTCTTGTTTCCCACATGGTTGAACCAGATCCCGCTGTCCTGCCTCGCGGCGATTCTGCTGATCACGGGGGTCAAGCTGGCCAGCCCGGTGCTGGTCAAGCAGATGTGGAGCCAGGGACGCTCTCAATTCATCCCCTTCGCGGTGACGGTGGCCTCCATCGTCCTTACCGATTTGCTGGTCGGCGTCCTGATCGGGCTGGCGACGAGCATCGGCTTCATACTCAGCAACAACGTGCGACGACCGATCCGGCGCATCGTGGAGAAGCATCTGGGCGGCGAGGTGGTCCACATCAAGCTGGCCGATCAGGTCAGCTTCCTCAATCGGGCATCGCTGACTCGCGCGCTCGACGAGTTGCCTCGCGGCAGCCACGTCCTGCTCGACGCCCGGAGGACCGACTACATCGACTCGGATTTGCTCGACCTGATTCGCGACTTCGAGAACAAGACGGGGCCGGCGCGCGGAGTCGAAGTGAGCTTGCGAGGGTTCAAGAGCCAGTATCAGATGCAGGACCGGACCCAGTACGTGGATTACTCCACCCGCGAGATCCAGAGCGCGCTCACGCCGCAGCAGGTCTTGCAGATCTTGAAGGACGGCCACGAGCGGTTCCAGAATGGTCAACACCTGACTCGCGACTTCGGCCGCCAGGTCCAGAATACGGCGAAGGGTCAGCATCCCCTGGCCGCCGTGCTCAGTTGCATCGACTCCCGCGCGCCCGCCGAGCTGATCTTCGACACGGGGGTGGGGGACATCTTCAGCGTACGCGTCGCGGGAAACATCACGAGCCGGAAAGTGCTAGGAAGTTTGGAATACGCGTGCGCCGCGGCCGGGGTGAAGCTGATCCTGGTCATGGGTCATACGCGGTGCGGCGCCGTGACGGCGGCCGTCAACCTCGCCTGCTCTGGAGAGTCCGCCGCCACCGCCACGGGATGTCAGCATCTCGAACCCATCATCAGCGAGATTCAGCAATCGGTCGAACCGCTCGATCGTCTGAGCCTCGAACAATTGCCGGCGAGCGAGAGGGAATCGTTCGTCGACTCCGTGGCCCGCCGAAACGTGGTACGCGTGGTTGAGGCCATCCGGCAACAAAGTGAGACTCTCGACGGTCTCGTCCGGGAGGAGCGAATCGCGATCGTCGGGGCGGTGTACGACGTCGTATCGGGAGACATCGACTTTCTTCCGGCCGCGACGTGCGAGCCTGTACGAGTCGCCGAGCCGGCCTGA
- a CDS encoding group II intron maturase-specific domain-containing protein gives MKTTIRAKTSRSSGESLATIIATLNPTLRGWFGILQAQP, from the coding sequence TTGAAGACGACGATCCGGGCCAAGACGTCGCGCAGCTCCGGCGAGAGCCTCGCCACGATCATCGCCACGCTCAATCCGACGCTTCGCGGCTGGTTTGGAATACTTCAAGCACAGCCGTAA
- a CDS encoding DUF1501 domain-containing protein — protein sequence MYCGRYQATPFSRREMLARCANGFGALALTALMREPAFGADVAARATSGPLAVKPSHYPAKAKNVIFLYMDGGPSQMDTFDPKPLLDREHGQPIKVKTHPTQFNNVGTVLKCPWKFRQYGESGIPVSDLFPHVAQHVDELAIIRSMVSNFSEHTAANYFLHTGSGLQGRPSHGAWTTYGLGSECQNLPGFVVLNGGLIPPGGMDCFSNGFLPAAYQGSLFRPSAEAIANIRPGEASPDLQRRKLDLLRELDRGVVDRMGKQDSLEAAIGNYELAYKMQATVPELTSLEGESPATRRLYGLDDAFEPTRIFARECLLARRLVERGVRFVEVLCPSVGHDRWDQHSDLKGGHERNALAVDRPIAGLLRDLKARGLLESTLVFWGGEFGRTPMAQGSDGRDHNPYGFTVWLAGGGVKGGTIYGATDDYGYHAVENKVEIHDLHATMLHLLGMDHTRLTVRFGGRDMRLTDVHGEIVKGIVA from the coding sequence ATGTACTGCGGTCGATATCAAGCCACGCCGTTCAGCCGCCGCGAGATGCTCGCCCGCTGCGCCAACGGCTTCGGCGCCCTGGCCCTGACCGCCTTGATGCGCGAGCCGGCCTTCGGCGCCGACGTCGCCGCGCGCGCGACGTCCGGCCCGCTGGCCGTGAAGCCCAGCCACTATCCGGCCAAGGCGAAGAACGTGATCTTCCTTTATATGGACGGTGGTCCATCGCAGATGGACACCTTCGATCCCAAGCCGCTGCTCGACCGCGAGCACGGCCAGCCGATCAAGGTCAAGACGCACCCGACGCAGTTCAACAACGTCGGCACCGTGCTCAAGTGCCCCTGGAAGTTCCGCCAGTACGGCGAGAGCGGAATCCCCGTCAGCGACCTCTTCCCGCACGTCGCCCAGCACGTCGACGAACTGGCGATCATCCGGTCGATGGTCTCGAACTTCTCCGAGCACACGGCCGCGAACTACTTCTTGCACACCGGCAGTGGGCTCCAGGGCCGCCCCAGCCACGGCGCCTGGACGACCTACGGCCTGGGGAGCGAATGCCAGAACCTCCCCGGCTTCGTGGTCCTCAACGGCGGCCTGATCCCCCCCGGCGGGATGGACTGCTTCAGCAACGGCTTCCTCCCGGCGGCGTATCAAGGCTCGCTCTTCCGTCCCTCAGCCGAAGCGATCGCCAACATCCGCCCCGGAGAAGCCTCGCCCGACCTCCAGCGCCGGAAGCTCGACCTCCTGCGCGAACTCGACCGGGGGGTGGTCGATCGGATGGGAAAGCAAGACAGCCTCGAAGCCGCGATCGGCAATTACGAACTCGCCTATAAGATGCAGGCGACCGTCCCCGAACTGACGAGCCTCGAAGGGGAATCGCCGGCCACGCGGCGGCTTTACGGGCTGGACGACGCGTTCGAGCCCACCCGGATCTTCGCACGCGAATGCCTGCTCGCGCGTCGTCTGGTCGAGCGCGGCGTGCGGTTCGTCGAGGTCCTCTGCCCCTCCGTCGGCCACGACCGCTGGGACCAGCACAGCGACCTCAAGGGAGGCCACGAGCGCAACGCCCTCGCGGTCGACCGCCCGATCGCCGGCCTGCTCCGCGACCTCAAGGCCCGCGGGCTGCTCGAATCGACCCTCGTCTTCTGGGGAGGCGAGTTCGGCCGCACGCCGATGGCGCAGGGGAGCGACGGCCGCGACCACAACCCCTACGGTTTCACCGTCTGGCTGGCCGGCGGCGGCGTGAAAGGCGGAACGATCTACGGCGCGACCGACGACTACGGCTACCACGCGGTCGAGAACAAGGTTGAGATCCATGACCTCCACGCCACGATGCTCCACCTGCTCGGCATGGACCACACCCGCCTGACCGTCCGGTTCGGCGGTCGCGACATGCGGCTGACCGACGTCCACGGCGAGATCGTCAAGGGAATCGTCGCCTGA
- a CDS encoding PSD1 and planctomycete cytochrome C domain-containing protein, whose protein sequence is MSRVVGLAALTSGLGVSAAPPGDAPASLPHDPAAVEFFEKRVRPILVERCLNCHGPTKQKGELRLDTRAGVLAGGSSGPAVEPGKAESSLLVSAINYGELYHMPPKSKLPAEEIEALTKWVAQGATWGVEAPTDAAEAKAGGSGDGFEGSPEFARRARFWSFQPIRKPALPAVSDARAQWPRNPIDRFLLATMEERELAPAGEADRRTLIRRLTYDLVGLPPTVEEVAAFVADDAPDAYEKLVERLLASPHYGERWGRHWLDLARYAETSGHEFDYDVLNAYQYRDYVVRAFNLDLPYDQFVVEQVAGDLLPKPRRHPTEGFNESILGTGFYFLGEGTHSPVDLREEGVRRIDNQIDVFSKTFLGLTVSCARCHDHKFDPISARDYYALAGFLRSSRHQQAFIDSDVHITPIVDDLKTLKRTIGDLLVQASAKLPNGRRTAIEAARPSPGARVGDATAEGFRATRFDDWKTTGEAFGDLGSAGGDFRLELGDDARRLIPIHAGELHSGRISDRLQGVVRSPTFTIQKRYLHLLAAGTSGRINVVIDGFEKIRDPIYGGLTIAIAAPGEPRWISRDLEMWVGHRAYIEVCDGSAADYTGARTGRVDGRGSLRVAEIAATARPEPPHAPPAPAGSAIDLKALVNELATVDSPLADRLARALDAYRDLEAKIPAPSLAPAIADGDGEDENLMIRGNPKTLGEAVPRRLLSILGGKSQASPSGGSGRLELAQSLVDVRSNPLLPRVMVNRLWKQHFGEGLVKSTDDFGAMGQPPSHPALLDWLASEFVDRGWSLKALHRMMVGSSAYRMQSRSNAKADELDPNNVLLHRMNVRRLEAEAIRDALLAVSGRLDRTFAGPSVAPHLSAFMDGRGRPEASGPLDGDGRRSLYVQVRRNFLTPMFLAFDAPVPFSTMGRRNVSNVPAQALTLLNDPLVVVLAEAWAGRLLAEGDLPVDVRIERLYETAFGRPPTEREVRQCAAFVAERQASDALRTWTDLCHVLFNVKEFIYVD, encoded by the coding sequence GTGAGTCGAGTCGTGGGGCTGGCGGCCCTGACAAGCGGGCTGGGCGTATCGGCGGCGCCTCCGGGGGACGCTCCGGCTTCGCTCCCGCACGACCCGGCGGCCGTCGAGTTCTTCGAGAAGCGCGTGCGGCCGATCCTGGTCGAGCGCTGTCTTAACTGCCACGGACCGACGAAGCAGAAGGGGGAGCTTCGGCTCGACACCCGCGCGGGGGTCCTGGCGGGAGGGTCGTCGGGGCCGGCCGTCGAGCCGGGGAAGGCCGAGTCGAGCCTGCTGGTGAGCGCGATCAACTACGGCGAGCTGTACCACATGCCGCCTAAGTCGAAGCTGCCCGCCGAGGAGATCGAGGCGCTCACGAAATGGGTCGCCCAGGGCGCGACCTGGGGCGTCGAAGCGCCGACGGACGCGGCCGAGGCGAAGGCCGGCGGCTCAGGGGACGGCTTCGAGGGAAGCCCTGAATTCGCGCGAAGGGCGAGGTTCTGGTCGTTCCAACCGATCCGCAAGCCGGCCCTTCCGGCCGTGAGCGACGCCCGAGCGCAATGGCCGCGCAACCCGATCGATCGATTCCTGTTGGCGACGATGGAAGAGCGTGAGCTCGCGCCGGCCGGCGAAGCCGATCGACGGACGTTGATCCGACGCCTGACCTACGACCTCGTCGGCCTGCCGCCGACCGTCGAGGAGGTCGCGGCCTTCGTCGCCGACGACGCGCCCGACGCCTACGAGAAGCTTGTCGAACGGCTGCTCGCCAGTCCGCATTACGGCGAGCGCTGGGGACGGCACTGGCTCGACCTCGCGCGGTACGCCGAGACCTCGGGCCACGAATTCGATTATGACGTTTTGAACGCCTATCAATATCGCGACTACGTCGTTCGGGCGTTCAACCTCGACCTCCCGTACGATCAGTTCGTCGTCGAGCAGGTGGCCGGCGACCTGCTCCCCAAACCGAGACGGCATCCGACCGAGGGCTTCAACGAGTCGATCCTCGGCACCGGCTTCTATTTCCTCGGCGAGGGGACGCACTCGCCGGTCGATCTTCGCGAGGAGGGCGTGCGACGGATCGACAACCAGATCGACGTCTTCTCGAAGACGTTCCTCGGCCTGACCGTGAGCTGCGCGCGTTGCCACGACCACAAGTTCGACCCGATCAGCGCCCGCGACTACTACGCGCTGGCGGGTTTCCTTCGAAGCTCGCGACATCAGCAAGCGTTCATTGATTCTGATGTCCATATCACTCCGATAGTCGACGACCTCAAAACGCTCAAGCGGACGATCGGCGACTTGCTGGTCCAGGCGTCGGCCAAACTGCCGAACGGCCGGCGAACGGCGATCGAGGCCGCTCGGCCGTCGCCGGGCGCCCGCGTCGGCGACGCGACGGCCGAGGGCTTCCGCGCCACGAGGTTCGACGATTGGAAGACGACGGGCGAGGCGTTCGGCGACCTCGGCTCGGCCGGCGGCGACTTCCGGCTCGAATTGGGCGACGACGCCCGACGACTGATCCCGATCCACGCCGGCGAGCTGCACAGCGGGCGGATCTCGGACCGGCTTCAGGGGGTCGTCCGTTCGCCCACGTTCACGATCCAGAAGCGGTATCTTCACCTGCTCGCGGCCGGCACGAGTGGACGGATCAATGTGGTGATCGACGGCTTCGAGAAGATCCGCGATCCGATCTACGGCGGCCTGACGATCGCGATCGCCGCGCCGGGCGAGCCGCGCTGGATCTCCCGCGACCTGGAAATGTGGGTGGGCCACCGGGCCTACATCGAGGTGTGCGACGGTTCGGCCGCCGATTACACCGGAGCCCGGACGGGGCGCGTCGACGGCCGCGGCAGCCTCCGTGTCGCTGAGATCGCCGCGACCGCCCGGCCCGAACCCCCACACGCCCCCCCTGCCCCGGCCGGGTCGGCGATCGACTTGAAGGCCCTCGTGAACGAGCTGGCGACGGTCGACTCGCCGCTGGCCGACCGGCTCGCCAGGGCGCTCGACGCGTATCGCGACCTGGAAGCGAAGATCCCCGCGCCGAGCCTCGCGCCGGCCATCGCCGACGGCGACGGCGAGGACGAGAACCTCATGATTCGGGGCAACCCTAAGACGCTCGGCGAGGCCGTTCCCCGTCGACTTCTCTCGATCCTCGGCGGCAAGAGTCAGGCGAGCCCGTCGGGAGGCAGCGGCCGTCTCGAACTGGCCCAGAGTTTGGTTGACGTCCGCTCGAACCCCCTGCTTCCGCGCGTGATGGTCAACCGGCTCTGGAAGCAGCACTTCGGCGAAGGGCTCGTCAAATCGACGGATGATTTCGGCGCGATGGGACAGCCTCCGTCGCATCCCGCGCTCCTCGACTGGCTGGCGTCCGAGTTCGTCGACCGCGGCTGGTCGTTGAAGGCGTTGCACCGGATGATGGTCGGCTCGTCGGCCTACCGGATGCAAAGCCGGTCGAACGCGAAGGCCGACGAGCTCGACCCCAACAACGTCCTCCTGCATCGAATGAACGTCCGCCGCCTTGAAGCCGAAGCGATTCGCGACGCTCTGCTGGCGGTATCGGGGAGGCTCGACCGCACGTTCGCCGGCCCCAGCGTCGCGCCGCATCTGTCGGCGTTCATGGACGGTCGAGGCCGGCCGGAAGCCAGCGGCCCGCTCGACGGCGACGGCCGGCGGAGCCTTTACGTGCAGGTGCGCCGCAACTTCCTCACCCCGATGTTCCTGGCGTTCGACGCCCCCGTGCCGTTCTCGACGATGGGACGCCGGAACGTCTCGAACGTCCCCGCGCAGGCCCTGACTCTGCTTAACGACCCGCTGGTCGTCGTCCTGGCCGAGGCGTGGGCCGGACGGCTGCTCGCCGAGGGCGACCTGCCCGTCGACGTGCGGATCGAACGTCTCTACGAGACCGCCTTCGGACGACCGCCGACCGAGCGCGAGGTTCGCCAGTGCGCCGCGTTCGTCGCGGAGCGGCAGGCTTCGGACGCGTTGCGAACGTGGACGGATCTCTGCCATGTGCTGTTCAACGTCAAGGAATTCATCTACGTCGATTGA
- a CDS encoding D-TA family PLP-dependent enzyme, which yields MSSLYELFDPETLPSPSLLVFRDLVERNLTEMIRMARGVERLRPHAKTHKTSKLIRMAREMGVVKQKCATIAEAEMIAGSGVTDVLLAYPLVGPNVARFIRLIRAYPKTTFRAIVDAPESASALSQAAQRLDHPIPVLVDLEVGMMRTGIDPGDPAVALYERIDKLPNLAPDGLHAYDGHIHDSDLELRAQAARRVEETTLSLRDRLIAKGIPVPRVVMGGTPTFPIHAALDAPGLECSPGTILLHDYNYQTNYPDLPFIPAALLLTRVVSRPRPGRLCLDLGHKAVAADPVGPRVFLPDIPDARIVGHSEEHLVIETADADRFPLGTPLLAIPAHICPTSALHRRMLVITDGKLVDEWEVTARDRMIGV from the coding sequence ATGTCGTCGTTGTACGAACTGTTCGATCCCGAAACGCTGCCGAGCCCGTCATTGCTCGTCTTCCGCGATCTGGTCGAGCGCAACCTGACCGAAATGATCCGCATGGCGCGAGGCGTCGAACGGCTCAGGCCGCACGCCAAGACGCATAAGACGTCGAAGCTGATCCGCATGGCGCGCGAGATGGGCGTCGTCAAGCAAAAGTGCGCCACGATCGCCGAGGCCGAGATGATCGCCGGCTCGGGCGTGACCGACGTCCTGCTGGCCTATCCGCTGGTCGGGCCCAACGTGGCGCGGTTCATCCGGTTGATCCGAGCCTATCCCAAGACCACGTTTCGCGCGATCGTCGATGCGCCCGAGTCGGCCTCGGCCCTATCGCAAGCGGCCCAACGGCTGGACCACCCGATCCCGGTGCTGGTTGACCTCGAAGTGGGCATGATGCGCACCGGCATCGACCCGGGCGACCCGGCCGTCGCTCTTTATGAAAGAATCGACAAGCTGCCTAACCTGGCCCCGGACGGTCTCCATGCCTATGACGGCCACATCCATGACTCGGACCTCGAACTCCGGGCCCAAGCGGCCCGTCGGGTCGAGGAAACGACGCTCTCGCTGCGGGATCGGCTGATCGCCAAGGGAATACCGGTCCCGCGGGTCGTAATGGGAGGAACGCCCACGTTCCCGATCCACGCGGCCCTCGACGCGCCCGGCCTGGAGTGCTCGCCGGGTACGATCCTCCTCCACGACTACAACTATCAAACCAACTATCCCGACCTGCCCTTCATTCCGGCGGCGTTGCTGCTCACGCGCGTGGTCAGCCGCCCCCGTCCCGGCCGGCTCTGCCTCGACTTGGGACACAAGGCCGTCGCCGCCGACCCCGTCGGCCCTCGCGTGTTCTTGCCCGATATCCCCGACGCCCGGATCGTCGGCCATAGCGAGGAGCATCTCGTCATCGAGACCGCCGACGCCGACCGCTTCCCCCTCGGCACGCCGCTGCTGGCCATTCCCGCCCACATCTGCCCGACGTCGGCCCTGCATCGTCGGATGCTTGTGATCACCGACGGCAAACTCGTCGACGAGTGGGAAGTCACCGCGCGCGATCGGATGATCGGCGTCTGA